The following coding sequences are from one uncultured Desulfobacter sp. window:
- a CDS encoding site-specific integrase: MGSVYLRGNVYWIKYYRQGKCFRESSDSTKKMVAKKLLSRREGEIAQGKIPGVQFEKVLFEDLAEEFLRDYRINQKKSLVKAERSVNHLKKVFERVRVPQITTPQINKFIEYRIDEGASNATVNRELAALKRMLNLGAQQTPPIVDKVPHISMLEENNVRTGFFEYDEFLALRSCLPEYLKGFVTFGYKSGWRVSEIAGLKWSNVDLEQRVVCLEIGTTKNKEGRTIYLDDELLEIFDAQRQLQKGGNKIIPNVFPNKPGTGPIKDFRKSWKTACKAAGVPGRIFHDLRRTAVRNMVRSGIPERVAMMISGHKTRSVFERYNIVSEDDLMVAARKQEDYLKNQLGTISGTVTQIQNKKASS; the protein is encoded by the coding sequence ATGGGAAGCGTTTATCTGCGCGGAAATGTTTATTGGATTAAGTATTACAGGCAAGGGAAGTGTTTTCGGGAAAGTTCCGATAGCACCAAAAAGATGGTGGCCAAAAAACTTTTAAGCAGAAGGGAGGGTGAAATCGCCCAGGGCAAAATTCCTGGGGTACAGTTTGAAAAGGTCCTGTTTGAAGATTTGGCAGAGGAGTTTTTGCGAGATTATCGTATCAACCAGAAAAAATCCCTTGTGAAGGCCGAAAGAAGTGTCAATCATCTGAAAAAAGTTTTTGAACGGGTTCGTGTGCCACAGATCACAACCCCGCAAATTAACAAATTCATTGAATACCGTATTGACGAAGGTGCATCAAACGCAACGGTCAATCGGGAATTGGCTGCCTTGAAACGTATGCTTAATCTGGGGGCACAACAGACACCACCGATTGTTGACAAGGTACCGCACATATCAATGCTGGAAGAAAACAATGTCAGGACGGGGTTCTTTGAGTATGATGAGTTTCTGGCACTTAGATCCTGCCTACCTGAATATCTAAAAGGCTTCGTAACCTTTGGATATAAATCCGGTTGGAGAGTTTCTGAAATTGCCGGGCTGAAATGGTCAAATGTAGATCTGGAGCAGAGAGTGGTGTGCCTGGAAATAGGCACAACGAAAAACAAGGAAGGCCGCACTATTTATTTGGATGATGAGCTTTTGGAGATTTTTGATGCCCAGCGACAACTTCAGAAGGGCGGAAATAAGATTATCCCAAACGTTTTTCCGAATAAACCAGGGACCGGTCCGATAAAAGATTTTCGGAAGTCCTGGAAAACTGCATGTAAAGCAGCGGGGGTTCCGGGTCGCATTTTCCATGATCTTCGAAGGACCGCTGTTAGGAACATGGTTAGATCAGGCATCCCGGAAAGAGTAGCCATGATGATTTCAGGGCATAAAACCAGATCCGTTTTTGAGCGTTACAACATTGTCAGTGAAGATGATTTGATGGTAGCTGCCAGAAAACAGGAAGATTACCTGAAAAACCAGTTGGGCACAATTTCGGGCACAGTGACCCAAATCCAAAATAAAAAGGCTTCCAGTTAA
- a CDS encoding site-specific DNA-methyltransferase, whose amino-acid sequence MGISRRLTGRTQKGYTFEEHLDNIKAVMEECARVTVPGGVIALNVDDIHNFKGKRGNDKYPHVKLMIHKYQTYLKRHGVFLEDKIVWVKDQTPHSKDMSKAFSADTVHSTYRHIKRHDFVYIFRKKGERVAPSEEASFASALTKEEWSRYIPSIWTIPAVRKNDGHPTVFPDELARRIIKMYSFVGETVLDPFLGSGTTIKVARELEREGLGYERAEELYRDVIATKLEGTLPNEDSEPKETLTEHSKRILDDLEANQPEEPKATVIMSEGMKEAAEEILAKHAQALEHA is encoded by the coding sequence CTGGGTATTTCACGCAGGCTTACCGGAAGGACACAAAAAGGCTACACCTTTGAGGAACACCTGGACAATATTAAAGCGGTAATGGAGGAGTGCGCCAGAGTAACTGTCCCTGGTGGGGTTATTGCCCTGAATGTGGATGATATCCATAATTTCAAAGGGAAACGTGGTAACGACAAATATCCTCACGTTAAGCTCATGATTCACAAATACCAGACTTACCTGAAGAGACACGGTGTTTTCCTGGAAGACAAAATCGTTTGGGTAAAAGATCAGACCCCACATAGCAAGGATATGTCTAAGGCGTTTTCTGCGGATACTGTCCACAGCACATATCGACATATCAAGAGACATGACTTCGTCTATATATTTAGAAAAAAAGGAGAGCGGGTTGCCCCATCTGAAGAAGCAAGTTTTGCATCCGCTCTGACCAAGGAGGAATGGTCCAGATACATCCCCAGCATATGGACTATACCTGCGGTCAGAAAGAATGATGGGCATCCCACTGTTTTTCCAGATGAGTTGGCTCGACGGATCATCAAGATGTACTCCTTCGTTGGGGAAACGGTTCTTGATCCCTTCCTTGGCAGCGGCACTACCATCAAAGTGGCCCGGGAGTTGGAACGGGAAGGACTCGGGTATGAACGAGCAGAGGAGCTTTACCGAGATGTTATTGCGACAAAACTGGAAGGGACTCTTCCTAATGAAGATTCCGAGCCCAAGGAAACTTTAACTGAACATTCAAAAAGAATATTGGACGATCTTGAGGCAAATCAGCCTGAGGAACCCAAAGCAACAGTAATTATGTCCGAGGGGATGAAGGAAGCTGCTGAAGAAATTCTGGCCAAACATGCACAAGCGCTGGAACACGCCTAA
- a CDS encoding FmdE family protein, translating into MPELPEEKQKLFQECVVFHGHVCPGLAFGFQAAMAGMDFMSERRARDEEIVAIVETDACGTDAIQVITGCTFGKGNFIFKDYGKTAFTFVSRNSGKGVRIAKKHDPKPLLDARHQELIKRIRDNNADKSDHDEFRARHKEKAMEILGQKPEDIFTITEITVTMPPKAKIEPSLPCDKCKEPTMSSKLSQTDSGFLCPGCRADMNPE; encoded by the coding sequence ATGCCGGAATTGCCCGAAGAAAAACAAAAATTATTCCAAGAATGTGTTGTGTTTCATGGCCACGTGTGCCCGGGTCTTGCGTTCGGGTTCCAGGCGGCCATGGCCGGTATGGATTTTATGTCGGAGAGACGCGCCCGGGATGAGGAAATTGTGGCTATTGTCGAAACGGATGCCTGCGGAACCGATGCGATCCAGGTGATTACGGGATGCACCTTCGGCAAGGGCAATTTCATTTTCAAAGATTATGGAAAAACCGCATTTACCTTTGTCAGCAGAAATTCAGGCAAAGGGGTTCGCATTGCTAAAAAACATGATCCCAAACCCTTGCTGGATGCCAGACATCAGGAATTGATCAAACGGATCAGGGACAACAATGCCGACAAGTCTGACCATGATGAATTCCGGGCACGTCACAAGGAAAAGGCCATGGAAATTCTGGGACAGAAGCCGGAGGACATTTTCACCATCACCGAAATAACAGTCACCATGCCCCCCAAAGCCAAAATAGAGCCGTCACTTCCGTGCGACAAGTGCAAAGAACCCACCATGTCCTCAAAGCTATCCCAGACAGACAGCGGGTTCCTTTGCCCAGGCTGTAGGGCAGATATGAATCCGGAATAA
- a CDS encoding rhomboid family intramembrane serine protease, with translation MIPLRDEQETTSCAVATCSIIGITTLVFVWQLIMGMDNQAVSYTFGFVPAKYTATQMAAHFSWLNKVYSPFTYIFLHGGFWHFIGNMWFLYIFGDNIEEKLGPFRFVGFYLVCGLLAAFFHFLLNHSSVVPTIGASGAIAGVMGAYFLLHPGNKILTLVPILIFPLFVRIPAFVFLGIWFLIQFVNATGPGAGAGVAWWAHIGGFLTGMILIGVNKKLPKAGFSEKFDRFTVKKHSPRLHVITPEANPSGGSDLYGTIALTSLEALTGTKKLVTIPWGFKKSVYRVVVPPGIRRGAMLRLKGMGKSVPGMPRGDLLLRVDIKNAI, from the coding sequence ATGATTCCATTAAGGGACGAACAGGAAACCACAAGCTGTGCCGTGGCAACCTGCAGCATTATCGGTATCACCACGCTGGTTTTTGTCTGGCAGTTGATTATGGGCATGGATAATCAGGCCGTTTCCTACACCTTCGGTTTTGTCCCTGCCAAATATACCGCGACGCAGATGGCGGCGCATTTTTCCTGGCTGAACAAGGTGTACTCACCGTTTACCTATATTTTTCTACACGGTGGTTTCTGGCATTTTATCGGCAATATGTGGTTCTTATATATTTTCGGTGACAACATTGAAGAAAAGTTGGGGCCGTTCCGGTTTGTGGGATTTTATCTGGTTTGCGGACTTTTGGCCGCATTCTTCCATTTTTTGCTCAACCATTCATCGGTTGTGCCTACCATTGGGGCAAGCGGTGCCATTGCCGGGGTGATGGGCGCTTATTTTCTTCTCCATCCGGGCAATAAAATTCTCACCCTGGTTCCCATTTTGATTTTTCCTTTGTTTGTCAGGATACCTGCGTTTGTTTTTCTAGGGATCTGGTTCCTTATCCAATTCGTTAATGCCACAGGTCCGGGGGCCGGTGCCGGTGTTGCCTGGTGGGCCCACATCGGCGGTTTTCTTACGGGGATGATCCTCATTGGTGTGAATAAAAAACTGCCCAAGGCCGGATTCAGCGAAAAATTTGACAGGTTCACCGTCAAAAAACACAGCCCACGGCTTCACGTGATCACCCCCGAAGCAAACCCGTCTGGCGGGTCTGATCTCTACGGCACCATTGCATTGACCTCCCTTGAAGCACTCACCGGTACCAAAAAACTTGTCACCATTCCCTGGGGCTTTAAAAAGTCTGTTTATAGGGTGGTGGTGCCCCCGGGTATCCGGCGCGGTGCCATGCTGCGGCTTAAAGGGATGGGTAAATCCGTTCCGGGTATGCCCCGGGGAGATTTGTTACTGCGCGTAGACATTAAAAATGCCATTTAA
- a CDS encoding YdbL family protein: MKPIKLLMITTLVLSFAFCATAFADSIKSRMKQRLPQIVDLKNRGIVGETNTGYLGFVTAKRAKQDVVAAENEDRKAIYNQIATQQNVSVKLVQKRRAESLFSNGTKGHYYQNEAGEWIKKSGFD, from the coding sequence ATGAAACCCATTAAATTACTAATGATTACGACCCTTGTCTTGTCCTTTGCTTTTTGTGCAACGGCTTTTGCCGACAGTATTAAATCACGTATGAAACAACGGTTGCCCCAGATTGTGGATTTAAAAAACAGAGGTATTGTTGGTGAAACCAATACCGGGTACCTGGGATTTGTCACGGCTAAACGCGCAAAACAGGATGTGGTGGCCGCCGAAAATGAGGACCGCAAGGCCATCTACAACCAGATTGCAACACAGCAGAACGTATCCGTCAAGCTAGTCCAGAAAAGAAGGGCTGAATCTTTATTTTCAAACGGAACAAAAGGTCATTATTATCAGAATGAGGCCGGTGAATGGATTAAAAAAAGCGGCTTCGATTAA
- a CDS encoding YdbH domain-containing protein, which translates to MPFKTILKILLPGCLFLVAGILCLIIFLPGIATHWVRSAIDPLPGNLPLDFTISHVGVNWTRISDISLGEDVQLDTMRFDYHMDKKNIVTVDRCIISGLSLHVYLDEKNNVRCCGFSIPQEKDAPSSAPAFDRTALESYIRYLPAQVVLKNSTIVIDNGKDRFDIPVAAEGRLDRETLLGNVKLSIFPMNQKILLGATGHILDGPVEMKMSGDHIYPELLFAMMPGGGQGLGTCYGPVNFAIETKDFSTFHVELNDLDLAPDPHFKFNFPKVDGTLTADNAVLLLKANGPVQIRSPGMDLGLFDFQISSRITSETMDQFSLTVQNKPTNAWLIKPEIMALPLSAADSFQKIKLFAPRFKLRVSGDLDHQTGTLAFSGKSLESSGSGKAKLDAAGLDLNIQFNGNLKGHETLAYGKLNARIDKLAFKQNNSGVRAKGVYVELPGTYPFKGTKGFGRVGASQIIVQDKVRAAVSAKVAQASDFAVDIAGTVTSTQVPGLVVDFSTRAGLEASMAPFAKGKMHTNQFSISQDTVIPFVPAISGIYDFKFDISAQSDFSYAHQAIKSSADIQVSNGTINFVESGFTVSGISTDMHFNDLMVPETLPGQYLSIDRFDAGRFNCNNARIRFSLEDGRFINVENLKFNWCNGIVSTEAFRLPSDDGIIDITLYCDRLGMEDLFYQLDAFDAEGDGTLSGRIPVVVKNTKIGFDDGFLFSTPGQGGRIFIRNLDKMLVGIPKNTREYAQLDLAGEALKNFEYKWVTLKLNSHGETLAVNMQLDGKPLSSLPFEYNRNLNSFIRIGAKSPGSNFQGIKLNVNLNLPFNQVIQFGNNLKRIINP; encoded by the coding sequence ATGCCATTTAAAACGATTCTAAAAATTTTATTGCCTGGGTGCCTGTTCCTTGTGGCGGGTATTCTGTGCCTTATTATTTTCCTCCCCGGCATTGCAACGCATTGGGTCCGTTCAGCCATTGACCCGCTGCCGGGGAACCTGCCCCTTGATTTTACAATTTCCCATGTGGGAGTCAATTGGACCCGGATCAGTGACATTTCCCTGGGAGAGGATGTGCAACTGGACACCATGCGGTTTGATTACCACATGGATAAAAAAAATATTGTCACTGTTGACAGGTGCATTATCTCCGGGCTTAGTCTTCACGTTTATCTGGATGAAAAGAACAATGTCCGGTGCTGCGGCTTTTCCATTCCCCAGGAAAAAGATGCACCTTCTTCTGCGCCTGCCTTTGATCGCACTGCTTTGGAATCCTATATTCGATATCTTCCGGCACAGGTTGTTTTAAAAAACAGTACCATCGTTATTGACAATGGAAAAGACCGGTTTGATATCCCGGTGGCGGCAGAGGGCCGCCTGGACCGTGAAACGCTTTTGGGGAACGTCAAACTGTCCATTTTCCCCATGAATCAAAAGATTTTACTTGGTGCCACGGGCCATATTTTAGACGGTCCAGTCGAGATGAAAATGTCGGGAGATCATATTTATCCTGAACTGCTTTTCGCCATGATGCCGGGCGGCGGTCAGGGATTGGGTACATGTTACGGGCCTGTAAATTTTGCAATCGAAACAAAAGATTTTTCAACCTTTCATGTCGAACTAAATGATCTGGACCTTGCTCCCGATCCCCATTTCAAATTCAACTTCCCTAAAGTTGACGGTACGCTGACTGCTGATAACGCAGTGCTGTTACTGAAGGCCAACGGACCCGTACAGATCAGAAGTCCAGGGATGGATTTGGGTCTGTTCGACTTTCAAATTTCATCCCGGATTACTTCCGAAACCATGGATCAATTTTCTTTAACAGTTCAAAATAAACCGACCAACGCCTGGCTCATTAAGCCGGAAATTATGGCACTGCCCTTGTCCGCGGCGGATTCTTTCCAGAAAATTAAACTTTTTGCCCCCCGGTTCAAATTGCGGGTTTCGGGCGATCTTGATCACCAGACGGGCACGCTGGCATTTTCCGGAAAAAGCCTTGAATCTTCGGGAAGTGGCAAAGCAAAACTGGATGCTGCCGGGTTGGACCTCAACATTCAATTTAACGGCAACCTTAAAGGTCATGAGACGTTAGCGTATGGCAAGTTGAATGCCCGGATTGATAAATTGGCCTTTAAACAAAACAATTCAGGGGTCCGGGCCAAAGGGGTTTATGTTGAACTGCCCGGAACCTATCCGTTTAAAGGTACGAAGGGATTCGGCCGGGTCGGGGCAAGTCAAATCATTGTGCAGGATAAGGTTCGCGCCGCCGTCTCTGCCAAAGTCGCCCAGGCATCCGATTTTGCCGTGGATATAGCGGGAACGGTAACGTCTACCCAGGTGCCGGGGCTGGTCGTTGATTTTTCCACCAGAGCAGGTCTTGAGGCGTCCATGGCTCCGTTTGCAAAAGGGAAAATGCACACCAATCAGTTTTCCATCAGCCAGGATACGGTGATTCCGTTCGTACCCGCCATATCCGGGATTTATGACTTTAAATTTGACATCTCGGCCCAGTCGGATTTTTCCTATGCACATCAGGCGATAAAATCTTCTGCCGATATCCAGGTCTCCAACGGCACGATAAATTTTGTTGAATCCGGGTTTACGGTTTCGGGTATATCTACGGACATGCATTTTAATGACTTGATGGTTCCTGAAACCCTGCCGGGCCAGTATTTGAGTATCGACCGATTTGATGCCGGCCGGTTTAACTGCAATAACGCCAGAATACGATTCAGCCTTGAAGACGGAAGGTTTATCAACGTTGAAAATTTGAAATTTAACTGGTGCAATGGTATTGTCTCCACAGAAGCGTTCCGGCTGCCTTCGGACGATGGCATCATAGATATCACCTTGTATTGTGACCGGCTTGGGATGGAAGATCTCTTTTATCAGCTTGACGCCTTTGACGCAGAAGGGGACGGCACCCTGAGCGGGCGTATCCCGGTGGTTGTGAAAAATACCAAAATCGGTTTTGACGACGGCTTTCTGTTTTCCACACCCGGGCAGGGGGGGCGGATTTTTATCCGGAACCTGGATAAAATGCTTGTGGGGATTCCGAAGAATACCAGGGAATATGCACAGCTGGATCTTGCCGGAGAAGCATTAAAAAATTTTGAATACAAGTGGGTGACCCTTAAACTCAATTCCCATGGGGAGACACTTGCCGTAAACATGCAGCTTGATGGAAAGCCGTTATCCAGTTTACCCTTTGAGTATAATCGGAACCTGAACAGTTTTATCCGCATTGGTGCAAAAAGCCCCGGATCAAATTTCCAGGGCATAAAATTAAACGTTAATTTAAACCTGCCGTTTAACCAGGTAATTCAATTTGGTAATAATCTAAAGCGTATTATAAATCCTTAA
- a CDS encoding DNA-binding protein — protein sequence MSSTLCAQTVPIKRLYSIKELVALIGATEWFWRSQIWDGQLPYIQVGRKQLVDHQDVESFIEKNKYKN from the coding sequence GTGTCTTCAACCCTATGTGCCCAGACTGTGCCCATAAAAAGACTTTACTCGATCAAAGAGCTTGTCGCCCTGATCGGGGCCACCGAATGGTTCTGGCGTAGCCAAATCTGGGATGGGCAACTGCCCTATATCCAGGTTGGCCGAAAACAGCTCGTAGATCACCAGGATGTCGAAAGTTTTATCGAAAAAAACAAATACAAAAATTAA
- a CDS encoding methyl-accepting chemotaxis protein, whose product MKWFKDLKLGFKLIFSFLAVGIIPLGVLGLISINLSTKALEHAAFNQLEAVREIKKVQLENFFQQRLGDIKVLANNPFTKRAAQDLSQAFNAAGGAASNRFVGKTGEVYEAPDSYKTVHDLYFKIFKHYMEEYGYYDIFLLDPIHGGTYFTVTKEADFGQRAQDIDSSLRDVWRAAKNGKISISDMRTYAPSANAPAQFLAAPIKENGNIIGVLAFQLSIDAINKIMTERSGMGETGESYLVGPDKLMRSDSYLDPDNHTVSASFANPVKGKVDTQASRDVLSGKTNKEIIIDYNGNSVLSAYTPIKVGGTDWGLLVEIDQAEAFSTIWSIKIDIAVIAVIAGVLIILIAILIARSITIPIKKGVEMAGKMSDGDLTQRLDIDQKDEIGILAQALNMMSSNLQQMFNDIITGTHTLDTASTALSSISEQISSNAENTAGKSTNVASAAQAMNENITRVAASTENITSNIQMIVSATEEMTATIQELSQNTATGNETTTQAVERANTVLEKVDALGAAAQDINNVSDTISEISEQTNLLALNATIEAARAGEAGKGFAVVAGEIKALAQQTAQATEEISAKVSGVQATTTDSVDAIKAIVEIINEINSIVSSVAVAIEEQSATTQEIADNVSHAAQGLDSVNDSVNQTAHAAGEVAGDISDVSKSTDEMKTGSLKVMTSAGELSTLAGDLKQMMERFKI is encoded by the coding sequence ATGAAGTGGTTTAAGGATCTTAAACTGGGCTTTAAACTTATATTTTCTTTTCTGGCTGTGGGAATTATTCCTTTGGGAGTACTGGGCCTAATTTCCATTAACCTGTCAACCAAAGCCTTGGAACATGCGGCCTTTAATCAATTGGAAGCGGTCAGAGAGATAAAAAAAGTCCAGCTTGAAAATTTTTTCCAGCAAAGACTCGGTGATATTAAAGTACTGGCCAACAATCCATTTACGAAACGTGCCGCCCAAGACCTTTCCCAGGCATTTAACGCAGCAGGCGGCGCAGCGTCAAACCGTTTCGTCGGCAAAACCGGTGAGGTATATGAGGCACCGGATTCATACAAGACGGTTCATGATCTCTATTTTAAAATTTTCAAACACTACATGGAAGAGTATGGGTATTATGATATTTTTCTGCTTGATCCCATACATGGGGGCACCTATTTTACCGTCACCAAAGAGGCTGATTTCGGACAGCGTGCCCAGGATATTGATTCGTCTTTGCGGGATGTGTGGCGGGCCGCTAAAAATGGCAAAATCAGTATCTCGGACATGCGAACATATGCGCCGTCGGCCAATGCACCAGCCCAATTTCTGGCAGCACCCATCAAAGAAAACGGTAACATCATAGGCGTTCTTGCCTTTCAACTCTCCATTGATGCCATCAATAAAATCATGACCGAACGCAGCGGTATGGGCGAAACCGGCGAATCTTATCTGGTGGGCCCGGACAAGCTGATGCGTTCGGATTCATACCTCGACCCGGATAACCATACTGTTTCCGCCTCTTTTGCAAACCCTGTAAAGGGCAAAGTGGACACCCAGGCATCCAGGGATGTGCTTTCAGGGAAAACCAATAAGGAAATTATAATTGACTATAACGGCAATTCGGTGTTGTCAGCCTACACCCCGATTAAAGTGGGAGGCACCGATTGGGGACTTTTGGTGGAAATCGACCAGGCAGAAGCGTTCAGCACCATCTGGTCCATCAAAATCGATATCGCAGTCATAGCCGTGATCGCCGGCGTTCTCATTATTTTAATCGCCATACTCATAGCCCGATCCATCACCATCCCCATCAAAAAAGGTGTGGAGATGGCCGGAAAAATGTCCGACGGTGATTTAACCCAGCGCCTTGATATTGACCAAAAAGATGAAATCGGCATACTTGCCCAGGCATTGAATATGATGTCCTCAAATCTACAGCAGATGTTCAATGACATTATTACGGGCACACACACACTCGACACGGCCTCGACAGCCCTGTCATCCATATCCGAACAGATTTCATCAAACGCAGAAAACACTGCCGGAAAGTCAACCAATGTCGCATCGGCTGCCCAGGCAATGAATGAAAATATAACCCGGGTGGCTGCGTCGACGGAAAACATCACATCAAACATCCAGATGATCGTATCGGCAACCGAGGAGATGACGGCAACCATCCAGGAACTGTCCCAAAACACCGCCACCGGAAATGAAACCACGACCCAGGCCGTTGAAAGGGCAAACACAGTCCTGGAAAAAGTTGACGCCCTTGGCGCGGCGGCCCAGGATATCAACAACGTATCGGATACCATTTCAGAAATTTCAGAACAGACCAATCTTCTGGCATTAAACGCCACCATTGAAGCGGCACGGGCAGGTGAAGCCGGCAAGGGATTTGCCGTGGTCGCAGGAGAGATCAAAGCATTGGCACAGCAGACGGCCCAAGCCACCGAAGAGATCAGCGCTAAAGTCTCAGGGGTCCAGGCCACCACTACGGATTCGGTGGATGCCATAAAAGCCATTGTTGAAATTATCAATGAAATTAATTCGATTGTCAGCTCCGTGGCCGTGGCCATTGAAGAACAGTCCGCTACCACCCAGGAGATTGCAGACAATGTCAGTCATGCGGCCCAAGGGCTTGACAGCGTCAATGACAGTGTCAATCAGACGGCCCATGCGGCCGGTGAAGTTGCCGGCGACATCAGTGACGTCAGCAAATCAACCGATGAAATGAAAACAGGCAGTCTGAAGGTCATGACAAGTGCGGGGGAATTATCAACCCTGGCCGGAGACCTAAAGCAGATGATGGAGCGGTTCAAAATTTAA
- a CDS encoding putative molybdenum carrier protein, translating into MGVLTKIVSGGQTGADRAALDAAIKFNVPHGGWITKGRKTESGPLPDFYNLQEMNTRDYPARTRQNILDSDGTVIIARGALTGGSALTYAVATKADRWVCTINLLEQDIFEAALTLHAFIVEQDIRVLNVAGPRASNDPDIYYDVKAIVSAVLYLDFLEAEEEAWSTEQMIDAGFEFPKSITHMDQALQALEQSLTLRGKTIIARSEAHQMADIYFTLLEYVQLSLDLVDKDSDLFKALAKGRALRDYTPEDAVMELLKTLKTQLADNFQLRVVSS; encoded by the coding sequence ATGGGTGTTTTAACTAAAATAGTGTCAGGCGGACAGACCGGGGCGGACCGTGCCGCTTTGGATGCCGCCATAAAATTCAATGTTCCCCATGGCGGGTGGATTACCAAAGGCCGGAAAACAGAATCCGGACCATTGCCTGATTTTTATAATTTACAGGAGATGAATACCCGGGATTATCCGGCCCGGACCCGGCAGAATATACTTGATTCCGACGGCACGGTTATTATTGCCCGGGGGGCTTTGACCGGTGGGTCAGCCCTGACCTATGCAGTTGCAACCAAAGCCGACCGGTGGGTCTGCACAATAAACCTGCTGGAACAGGATATTTTTGAAGCGGCATTGACCCTTCATGCCTTTATTGTGGAGCAGGACATCCGCGTGCTGAACGTTGCAGGGCCAAGGGCAAGCAATGACCCTGATATCTATTACGATGTTAAAGCCATTGTCTCGGCGGTTTTGTATCTGGATTTTCTTGAGGCCGAAGAAGAGGCCTGGTCCACCGAGCAGATGATTGATGCCGGGTTTGAATTCCCTAAATCCATCACCCATATGGATCAGGCCCTCCAAGCCCTTGAACAAAGTTTGACATTAAGGGGAAAGACCATTATTGCCAGAAGTGAGGCCCATCAAATGGCCGATATCTATTTTACCCTGCTTGAATATGTGCAGTTATCCCTTGATCTGGTTGATAAAGATTCAGATCTGTTCAAGGCGCTTGCCAAGGGCAGGGCGCTGAGGGATTATACGCCTGAAGATGCGGTGATGGAACTTTTGAAAACGCTTAAAACTCAATTGGCAGATAATTTTCAACTCCGGGTGGTGTCGTCATGA
- the tnpB gene encoding IS66 family insertion sequence element accessory protein TnpB (TnpB, as the term is used for proteins encoded by IS66 family insertion elements, is considered an accessory protein, since TnpC, encoded by a neighboring gene, is a DDE family transposase.) translates to MIQITPQMRIMLAVTPADFRKGIDGLAAVCRRVLKQNPFSGYVFVFRNKPGTALKILIYDGQGFWLCQKRLSKGRFKWWPKKGGDEIHPLAAHELQMLIWNGNPQKNNVLLWKKI, encoded by the coding sequence ATGATCCAAATCACACCGCAAATGCGGATAATGCTGGCGGTAACTCCTGCTGATTTTCGAAAGGGGATCGACGGCCTGGCAGCTGTTTGTCGCAGGGTGTTAAAACAAAATCCTTTTTCCGGATATGTTTTTGTTTTCAGAAACAAACCGGGGACTGCCCTGAAGATACTAATATATGATGGCCAGGGCTTCTGGCTTTGTCAAAAAAGATTGAGCAAGGGGCGTTTTAAATGGTGGCCTAAAAAGGGAGGAGATGAAATTCACCCATTGGCTGCACATGAATTACAGATGTTGATATGGAACGGAAATCCTCAAAAAAATAATGTACTTTTGTGGAAAAAAATCTAG